Within Candidatus Methylomirabilota bacterium, the genomic segment CTGCTCCGCGGCTACTTCCAGCTCGACGTCGGCGAGGAGGCCGACGTCATCCGCGGCAAGGTCACCGACACGATCCGCGGCCTGGACGACAATCTCCTGCCCGCCCTGTCCGCCCTGCTGACCCTGCTGGACGTGCCGGTCCTGGACCCGGCCTGGCAGAGCCTGGCCCCCGTGCAGCGCCGCCAGCGTACCTTCGACGGGGTCAAGCGCCTCCTGCTGCGCGAGACGCGCCGACGGCCGCTGCTGCTCGTGTTCGAGGACGCGCACTGGATCGACGCCGAGACGCAAGCGCTGCTGGACAGCTTCGTCGACGGTCTCCCCGCCGCGCACGGGCTGGTGCTGCTCACCTACCGGCCGGAGTACAGCCACAGCTGGAGCGGCAAGAGCTTCTACACGCAGCTGCGCGTCGATCCGCTCCAGCCGGAGACGGCCGCGGAGCTGCTCGGCGATCTGCTGGGCACGCATGCGTCGCTCCGTCCGCTCACCTCGCGGCTGATCGAGTGGACGGAGGGCAACCCGTTCTTCCTCGAGGAGAGCGTCCGGGCCCTGGTCGAAACCGGCGCGCTGGCCGGCGAGCCCGGCGCCTATCGGCTCACCATGCCGATCGCGAATATCCAGGTGCCGGCGACGGTGGAGGAAGTCCTCGCGGTCCGCATCGACCGCCTCTCCGCCGAGCAATGCCGGCTGCTGCAGTCGGCCGCGGTCATCGGCAAGGACGTGCCGTATCCCATCCTGGCCGCGATCGCCGAGCTGTCCGAGGAGGCCATCGGGGAGAACCTGCATCAGCTCCAGGCCGCCGAGTTCCTCTACGAGACGAGCCCGGCGCCCGAGCTCGAGTACACCTTCAAGCACGCGCTGACGCGCGAGGTGGCCTACGCGAGCCTCGCGCAGGGCAAGCGCACGCTCCACGCCCGGATCCTCGCGGTGATGGAGACGATCTACGCCGACCGGCTCGAGGAGCACATCGACCGCCTCGCGCACCACGCCTTCCAGGGCCACGTGTGGGACAAGGCGGTGGACTACCTGCGGCGGGCCGGCGCCCGGGCCTCGGCGCGATCGGCCAACCGCGATGCGGTCGGCTACTTCGACCAGGCCTTCGCCGCGCTCGCGCACCTGCCGAGCACGCCGGACACGCGGGAGCTGGAGCTCGATCTGCACTTCGAGATTCGCAACGTGCTCCAGACGCTCGGCGAGTTCGGGCCCATGCTCGCGCACCTGCAGAAGGCCGAGGCCCTGGCCCGGTCCCTGGCCGACGATCGAAAGCTGGGGTGGGTCTCGGCCTATCTCACCGACTACTTCCGGCTGACCGGCGATCAGGACCGCGCCATCGAGGCGGGCGAGCGCGGGCGGCGGATCGCCGAGTCGCTCCAGGATTTCCCGCTCCAGGTGGCGACCAACACCTGGCTCGGCCAGGCGCTGTACGGACGGGGCGAGTACCGGCGCGCGGCGACGCTCTTCACCCGGAACGTGGAGAGCCTGGTGGGGAGCCGGCTGACCGAGCGCTTCGGCGCGCCGCAGCCGCGATCCATTCATTCGCGCACCTGCCTGGTCTGGTGCCTGGCCGAGCTGGGCGAGTTCCGCGAGGCCGCGCGTCGGGGCGAGGAAGCCCTGCAGATCGCCCAGCCCCTCGAGCACCCGCAGAGCCTCACCACCGCCTGCGCGGGACTCGGCTATCTCTATCTGCGGCAGGGCCAGGTGGCGAAGGCCATCGCGCTGCTCGAGCGCGGGCTCGAGGCCACGCGCGCCGGCAACATCCCGCTGTGGTTCCCTCGCGTGGCCTCGACGCTCGGGCTGGCCTATGCGCGTGCCGGGCGAACCCGAGAGGGCCTGGCCCTCCTGGAAGACGCGGTGGATCAGGGGCTGGCCATGAAGATGATGGGGGCTCACTCGCTGCTGCTGGTCAGCCTCGGCGAGGGCTACCTGCTCGCCGGCCGCGTCGAGGACGCCGCCGTCGTCGCGGAGCGCGCGCTGAGGCTCGCCCGCGAGCACGTCGAGCGTGGCCACGAGGCGCGAGCCCTCCTGCTCATGGCCGACGTCGCGCTGCGCGCCGACCCGCCGGATCCGGGGCGCGCCGGTGAGCACGCCGCGGCCGCCATGGCCCTGGCCGAGGAGCTCGAGCTCCGGCCCCTCGCCGCCCATTGCCACCTGACGCGGGGGCGGGTCGGCCGCCTCGCCGGCCAGACCGACAGCGCACGCCGCCACATCTCCACGGCCGCCACGCTCTTCCGCGAGATGGACATGGCGCGCTGGCTCGCGGAAGCGGAGAGCGAGCTTCAGCGGACCGGCTGACGCCTCTCCGCGCCCGCCGGCTCCGGATCCGTCCGACCCTCCCGGCCGACCTGGCCCACCCGCGGCCCTCGACCGCTACCGATCCATCATCTCTGCGTCCACGCGTCGCAGGACGATTCCGTGCCCCGCCGCGAGCCGGTGGATCTCCACCCGCAGCGCTTCGAGGGCGTAGGCGTCCAGCCGCGCGGTGAACGCCACGGTGGGCAGGCGGCCGGCGGGTCGGCCCCGTGACGGCGCCCACGGGGCCGACCCTCTGCCTACGAGCTCTTCTTTTTGCGACGGCGGCGCTTCGGCACGACCTTTCCGCGGACGGTCTTGACCACCCGCTTGAGGTCCTTGTGAAATTTGGCCAGCTTTTCCTTGGTCACCGGACCCCTGACTTCCACGACGACCCGGTGCGTTCTCCCTCTCTGAACGGGCTCGCTCGGCATGACGTCCTCCTTTTCGTGGTGTCGCTGGCCGCGATGACGGCCGCTTACGCGCGGGCATCGTGCACCTCGTCGAACAGGGCGGCGACGGGGACGATCCGGGGATGCTCGTCCACGCTGCGCACCATGTAGTGGTCAGCCGACGCGTCGTACACCTCCTCGATGGCGACGGCTTGCCCCACCCCGAGCTTCACGTACGTCGCGGCCATGTTGTGCGCGCCCGTGAAGTCGAGCAGGTTGGTGCCGGCCAGGAATCGGCCGGCGTTGATCTCGGTGACACACGCCTCTCCCCGGGCATTCTCCTTGAGGTCGACGCCGAAGACTCCGGAGGCGCGCGGATCCACGGCGCGGACGGTCCGGACCGCCACGTCCACCACGCGCGGCTCGGTCACGGTGCGCGCCAGCGCCGCGGCCGACGACATGCCGCTCGGATTGCCCCCGACCGTGATGTAGGCCAGCCGCTCGAAGACCTTCACCAGCACGAGCCGGCCCTGCCGCCAGAGGCTCTGGCAGGCGAAATCCCGGCCCGGGAGATATTCGGACAGCGTGAAGCTGGACGCGGGGACGCCGCGCATCGTCTGCCAGTACGCGATCCAGCTCCGCGCTTGCTCCGCGGTGGCCACGGGCACCGCGCCCGACGCATTGGTTCCGCGTCGCATTCGGCACCAGGCGCGCGCCGGACGGCCGAGCCGTCGATAGGCTTCGCCCACGGAGCGAACGCCGGAGAGGGCCAGCGTCCGCGGCACGGGTACGCCGCGCGCTTCGAGATGGCGGGCCAGCACGTACTTGTCCTGGCACAGGGCCACCGTCCGGGCCCTCGGGAGAAACAGGCGACCGCGCCACCGCCTCCGCGCCGACGACAAACGAGCGACCTCGGCGTCGGCGGTGGGGATCAGCAGATCCACTCGCTCGCGGACGGCCAGCCGGCGGAGCGCTCCGACGAAGCCCGCGTGATCGGCGGGCGGGATCAGGAAGCTGCGATCCGCGGCGGACCGCGTCAGCGCGAAGCGATCGTGGTGGGCGCCCAGGATGGGCCAGCCGCCCTCGGCGGCACGCAGGCTGCGGATGAGGTTGTTGGCGGCCCCGGTACCCGCTCCGACCACGAGCACGCGCGCCGGCTTCGCCCGTCTCATCGGGACACGGCGATGCCCCGCGCGCGAAACAGGCGGCGGATGAGGGCGACGTGGGCCCCGCGGTTGAGTCGTCGGTCCTGGGCGATGAGGTTCGCCACCACCCGTCGGAACGTGAGGCCGTGAGGCGAGGTCGCATCCCAGGTCCGAGCCAGGAGGCGGCCGAGGGTGTCGCGAGCGTCCAGGAGCGCGTCCTTGAAGCCGGCTTCCGCCTGCGAGTAGCCGCGCGCGAACGCCCGGGTCACGGCGCGGGCGTCGCTACGGGCGCGGCGGGAGCGCCGGCCGAGCGACGCGGGAATGAGCCGCCGGCGCACCAGGTTGCCCTCGTAGAGCTCGACGAGCAGATCGAACAGCGCGCCGGCGAAGGGCACGCCATAGCGGTGAGGGGCGCGGCCCTCGACCGCCATCGTGGCTCGGGCGCTCGCCAGGGTCTCGCGATTGAAGAGCGTGCGGACCTCGCGCTCGGTCGACGAGCGTGGAATGCGCAGCTCACCGAAGCGCGACAGGGTGTTCGCGCCGAAGAGATTGCCGTGGGTCCGCGCGAGGAGCTGGTCGACGACGGAATCGAAATACAGCGAGCTGAGCGTGGCGATGAGGTCGGCGCCGGCTTCCTCGTGGGCGCGGTACTCGAAGGGCTTCCGATGCGGAAAGGGATCGCCGATGAGGGTCTTCAGGATGATGTGCCCGGTCTCGTGGGCCACGATGTCGAAGTTGTCGGAGAGCGGGTCTCGCCGGTCCGGCCGACCCTCGATCGGCGGAAAGCCGCACTCGATGAACCCCACCCCCGACCATCCCACCTGCGAGTTGTTCCGCGGAATGACCTCGAGCCGCGGATAGGTGTAGCGGAACCACCAATCGAGCGGCCCGCCCATGTGATGCTCCCACACCGCCCGGATGTAGCGCACGGTCGCGAACATGGAAGTGGCCGAGAACTCCCGCGTCCCGGGGCGAACGTAGTCGAAATGCCCGTCGGGGTCCGGGGGGACGGGAGGGCGGACCAGCCCGCGGTACGGCGGATACGCGCGGTATTCCCCGGTGTCATCGTCCCGATACGGGTCCTTGTCCACCGCATCGACGACCTGAACGATGTCGTCCTGCGGGCCGGGCCGGATGGGTCCGTGAGACGCAGCGATCAGCAGGACTTCGGGCACGCGGAACCCGCGTGCGGCGCGCGACTGCGCGAACACGCGGAAGCGAATCCCCGCGCCCTGGGGCAGCAGTCTCGCGGTGCGAGGCATGTCGGCCGGAGCCTAGGTGTGGTCGTCGGGTCGGTCAGGAGCACCTCGCGGGCCGGCGCCGACAACGAGGACGCGTGAGCCCATTTCCTCCTGCCGGCAGGCCGACCGTGACGGACGATGCACGCGCACCCCGTCGGCGAGTGCAGCGACGCGATACTAGGCGGCACCCACCGGCTTGTCAACCGATCCGTGCGCTGACTGAGTGCGTGACCCATCGCGCGTCGATCAGCGCCGATCCACCACGCGCACCGCCTTGCCCGGCGCGCGCGGGATCTCGCCCGCCTTCAGCAGCGTGATCTCCGGGCTCAGGCTGAGCCGCTCGCGCAGCGCGTGGCGCAGTCGCGGCAGGCCGCTCTCCGCGAAGCCCTCGCCGGCCTCGAGGAGCAGGGCCAGCCGGTCGCGGCCGCCCGCGGTGCGATCGAGCACGATCTGGTACTCGGGGCCGGCGCCGGGCTGCTGGAGCAGCAGCGATTCGATCTGCCGCGGATAGAAGTTGACGCCGCGGAAGATCACCATGTCGTCGGTCCGCCCGTGCAGCCGGTCCAGGCGCAGGTGGGTGCGCCCGCACGCGCACGGCGCGCGGCTCAGCACGCGCGTCAGGTCGTGGGTGCGGTAGCGGATCAGGGGCAGGCCCTCGCGGGTGAGCGTGCTCACGATCAGCTCGCCCTCCTCGCCGTCGGGGCGCGGCCGCCCGGTGGCCGGGTCCACCACCTCGCAGAAGTAGTGATCCTCCCACACGTGAATGCCCGCGCGCGCGGCGCAGTCGATGCCGAGCCCGGGGCCGCCCGTCTCGGTCATGCCGATGATGTCGAAGGTGGTGACGCCCAGCTCGCGCTCGATGAGACCGCGCAGGTCGTCGGACCACATCTCGGAGCCCAGGACGGCCACGCGGAGGCGCAGCGAAGCCAGGTCGAAGCGCTCCTCGCGGGCGACCTCGAGGATGCGGAGCGGATAGGTCGAGATGCCGGTGAGCACGGTGGTGCCGAGATCGCGCATCAGCGAGAGCTGCAGCGCGGTCCGCCCGGCCCCGATCGGCACCACGGTCGCCCCGATCCGCTCGGCCCCGTAGTGGAAGCCGAAGCCCCCGGTGAAGAGGCCGAACGACGGGGTGATCTGGACGACGTCGCGCGCGCCCACGCCGGCCGCCACGTAGCAGCGCGCCATCACCGAGCCCCACTGCTCCACGTCGGATCGCGTGTAGGGGTTGAGCACCGGGTTGCCGGTGGTGCCCGACGACATGTGCACGCGCAGCACGCGATCGCGCTCCACGCAGGCCAATCCGAAG encodes:
- a CDS encoding sigma 54-interacting transcriptional regulator; this encodes MEGRLELLGQSAAMATVRETIRRIVARQQAGRRLPSILIQGETGTGKGLIAHLIHQLGPRARGAFVDVNCAAIPDTLLEAELFGYERGAFTDARRAKPGLFQTAHQGTLFLDEIGLFPEALQAKLLTVIEERAVRRLGGTHPEPADAWIVSATNADLPTAIKEHHFREDLYHRLAVLTIKLPPLRERDGDILLLAEHYLASACAEYGLPPKTLAPDARERLAAYSWPGNVRELGNVIERAALLADGSTVAARHLELREEAQLASAPVRSRDAAGAGGITMGDAMREHLRSTLERTGWNISRTAAMLQISRNTLRARIEKLGLRSGADAPGTASRAERTPPLSPTVGGSVPDGALTPGRVAGAPLPEAPPLPPIRWQRRRVTLLRASLAVAPAEDDLAETSRALELLVDKIHTFGGRVEELGQTGLDASFGLEPIEDAPRRAANAAMAILKAAERARERRGEILPVRIGLHTAPYMIGQISGAPQIDQAAKRQAGAILDALVEVAEPDSAVVSGATVPFLERRFALTPAGPPGGPAGRIHRLMGREPDGFGPLARMGRFVGRGSEQELLQNRWASALRGRGQLVGVVGEPGVGKSRLVREFINALGDGEALVLEASSIALGNPAPYLPIVELLRGYFQLDVGEEADVIRGKVTDTIRGLDDNLLPALSALLTLLDVPVLDPAWQSLAPVQRRQRTFDGVKRLLLRETRRRPLLLVFEDAHWIDAETQALLDSFVDGLPAAHGLVLLTYRPEYSHSWSGKSFYTQLRVDPLQPETAAELLGDLLGTHASLRPLTSRLIEWTEGNPFFLEESVRALVETGALAGEPGAYRLTMPIANIQVPATVEEVLAVRIDRLSAEQCRLLQSAAVIGKDVPYPILAAIAELSEEAIGENLHQLQAAEFLYETSPAPELEYTFKHALTREVAYASLAQGKRTLHARILAVMETIYADRLEEHIDRLAHHAFQGHVWDKAVDYLRRAGARASARSANRDAVGYFDQAFAALAHLPSTPDTRELELDLHFEIRNVLQTLGEFGPMLAHLQKAEALARSLADDRKLGWVSAYLTDYFRLTGDQDRAIEAGERGRRIAESLQDFPLQVATNTWLGQALYGRGEYRRAATLFTRNVESLVGSRLTERFGAPQPRSIHSRTCLVWCLAELGEFREAARRGEEALQIAQPLEHPQSLTTACAGLGYLYLRQGQVAKAIALLERGLEATRAGNIPLWFPRVASTLGLAYARAGRTREGLALLEDAVDQGLAMKMMGAHSLLLVSLGEGYLLAGRVEDAAVVAERALRLAREHVERGHEARALLLMADVALRADPPDPGRAGEHAAAAMALAEELELRPLAAHCHLTRGRVGRLAGQTDSARRHISTAATLFREMDMARWLAEAESELQRTG
- a CDS encoding phenylacetate--CoA ligase; protein product: MWEAPAETRPRDALERETVAGMRRTLAHALGHEAWRRRLPGVEPGDVRAAADWSRLPFLTKDELRDAYPFGLACVERDRVLRVHMSSGTTGNPVLNPYTRSDVEQWGSVMARCYVAAGVGARDVVQITPSFGLFTGGFGFHYGAERIGATVVPIGAGRTALQLSLMRDLGTTVLTGISTYPLRILEVAREERFDLASLRLRVAVLGSEMWSDDLRGLIERELGVTTFDIIGMTETGGPGLGIDCAARAGIHVWEDHYFCEVVDPATGRPRPDGEEGELIVSTLTREGLPLIRYRTHDLTRVLSRAPCACGRTHLRLDRLHGRTDDMVIFRGVNFYPRQIESLLLQQPGAGPEYQIVLDRTAGGRDRLALLLEAGEGFAESGLPRLRHALRERLSLSPEITLLKAGEIPRAPGKAVRVVDRR